From Daucus carota subsp. sativus chromosome 6, DH1 v3.0, whole genome shotgun sequence:
GGGAATCCACATTAATCGGTAAttgcaaaaaatataattgttgtGTCTGATAGATGAAAAAAGATAATAAGGGATGACAATGAGGATGCCCTTACCTCATGTAACAGGTCACATAGCTTTTCCATCTTAGCTTCCATCAAGGCAATCTCTTTGCAGTCATTAGTTTCTTGTGGAGTTGAAGCAGCACCGTTTTGTACTGATCTATGTGAACCCTTCACAAAATGCTTTTTATCCAATTTTTCAAGAGGTGTGTCCTGTCACGAAAGAGCTATAATAGTTGACGTTTGTAGAGTAATAATAGTTGAAGTATGCAGTTTTTTTtcacataaaaacaaaaatctagGGTTGGAAACTTCAGGAAAACAATTgaactaaatttttttagcaGGGTGGTTAGGGAAATAAACAAACAATATCAAATCAGTAGAATTTAATATTTCCTTCATTAATCAGTACAGATATCGAGAGCTTTCAAAATGTACTCAGACGGCTTTAGCTGTTATATGTAGATCAAACTTATGGCTAACCTAATTCTAAgcacaaaaacataaaattatgtGTAGAATATgaacaaaataagaaaatacagacagaaaataaatttctacaacCATTTTTATGAAACATAATTCAAAAATACTGATTGCAACTAAAACATGAAAATTCTGCATCCTAAATCAAACAAAAGCAACCCCAGTTCTTTTGACTCCTTCCAAAATAAATTGGTCAATTTAGGCTGACCTAGAATGCagtgaatttttttgaaaaatcaacAAAATGCAACTTAACATCTCAACGCAAGGGTTTGCATATGACAAGCATAGGTTCAAGTTCAACTACAAATTTGCGAGTAAGCAGTGTATCCATCATACTGTGTAAGGTTCTCATCACGCAATTACATGTCCTACACACTTTGGGAAAACTTCAACTGTTCAACTACAACTAAGCTTGACAATGTTAGCTCATGAAATGTGTTATACCTTGGTAAGAAAAAGCCTCTCTGCACGCTGACGAATAGTACCACCAGTCTTTAGTCCTAGTGCTGCCAAAGCCTATCAAAAGCAACATtgtaaaaaataacaaaaaatagaaGAACAGGACAACATTGCTTGAAAATAGTTCACGGATTAAGAATTTTAGATTTCATCTCATCAAAGCAGGTCCAATTCTAAAATGTCAAACGAAAAGAAATACAGAAGATGGCAAACAAAACTTACAGAATTACCAGCACAAGATTTTGCACTTCCTAATTAATTGAGTGTTTTGACTACAAATGTTTGcgtgattataaaaaaaatattcacaaaTGATATAAATACATCTTCTGCAAATACACAAGTACTATAGAGATAAACCTACAACACCAAAATCATgttaaattaagacttatactGTACCTCCTTTAACCGCTCAGGTCCCACCTCGATGAGCTCTTCAACTGTGCTGTAGTAATCAAGATCAATGGCAGTGTGTTGAGATGGATCATGTCCATTCTCATGGGTGTCATTCTCCCAACCTTGCACCATACCAGTGGCCCATTGCTCCTCCAACTCAGTGCTTACCTGTCACAAGACGATACTTCTTTACAAAAATAACAACATACATCCTGAATTTAAATGGCACCGATCAAATATCATATTTGTTTCAACAAGTGGCACAACAAGAATTATTTGCATTTTCTCATATAAGGTATATACGTGCTTATTTCTCCCCACAAAATATCTAGTCAACTGTCAACTAAGGACTTCTTAAAATTAGCACTCTAAATATTTCAACATGAACAGCAGCCTTCCTAACCACCTATTAatattaaagttaaaaaattatACACCACATGCTCAGAACGACATGTCCTCTGTAAAGCATTCGATTCTATTCTTAGTTTTGTTAGTAATTTTCATCATACATAACAGCACGCATATATATTATGTACTGGACActgttttttataattttagaagATAGCATATATTACTCATAGAAATGTGTGCAACTTTGTCTGTTCAGACTTCATAATGAGGCAGAATCTACATTTTAGGATGGATGAACAGATATATTGGAGTGTGAAACCCCTCTGATGCACAGCAAAGCATTAAAGATTAATGTATACGTACTATACTTTACTAAATAGAAGTAACTGACACTAAATAAAAACACACTACATAACTCTTGAGTTAAAAAatctttaaatataaaagaaatcaAACATGATCCCTAATATTCAACACTTGCAGCACCAAGGAGTAACACCAAATGAACAAAAAGTGAAGACAATGCAAAATTAAGTATGATGGGTACAATATAAAATGCACCTTTGAGAATATTCTTTCTAGGTCTTGCAAAGGTTCTGTCCGTTCAAAGAAACTTATGAGATACTCCAGCAATTTGCTCAGATACTCCTTGTATTGCCTATAAGAACATATTacagatatatgaatttataatttcagGACAAAAAATGCTAAACAAACTCACTACATGTATATCATCTCAACTAGTTATGCATAAAACATAATGTGCTGTAAGAGGTAGCATATTATACGGTATAATAAAAATTGCCTAAACCTTGTCAACTTCAATTTGCGAGGTATCTTTTGTGTTTGTGGAAACACTTGAAGGTAGGCAGAGTATTCTATTGGCTCTCCAAATTTAGAATTGATATAATCATTGTACAGTTCATGCAGATCAAGGTAGCGACCGGATGCTTCCTGAAAGTCAAAACATATAGATTACAAAAAGATGTACATGCTAAACCAAAATATCGGATAATAAATTTCCTAGTGTCTTGAATAACCTTACAGATCGGATAAATAGATTGCTTAAATTTCACAAATAGCATTAATGTTGATATAAGAAGGATGAAACAAACTTTGAATGAACTTCCCTATTCTATCCCCTAATCACCATTTCAATGCATGATTATTACCGAAGTCATTTACAATGAGCTACAAGGACCCTCCAACTTGTAATTAGAGTTCTTTTATTACACAAGTCATCTAATCTTTAATGGTTTGTCCCTTCGAAATCGTATGTGCGACAAAAGTTCCATACAGTACATGTAACCTTCACATTTGTTTTGTGATGAATGAAAGTAAATTTCAATTAGAGTATCTTAATAAAAGCATATTACAACTAAAAAGGCATTTACATAAGCACATAGATACGATGAAAGATTAGAGATAGATACCTCGCCGCTGAACTCAATCAGAGGTTCCTCCTTAAGCATCTGCTCATACTCGTCCGTTGCATCAACAACACGAGCAGAAGGATGACGCCTATGATACTCCCGAATCTACAAAACACATCACAATAATTAACAGTTTCAAACATATTACGtaaacaattacaaaaactctcaaATAAACCTCAAATCCTCTATACAAAACAACTTCTCAATTCTCCTCCAACAAAAGACGCACCTCTTTCAATCGATCGTAAAACACGCTAAACACGCTACTTCCGCTAGCCGTCTGGCCTCCGAGAGCCGCAATCTCGTCTTTCCTCGCACTGTCCTTGTCCTCGT
This genomic window contains:
- the LOC108227826 gene encoding splicing factor SF3a60 homolog — encoded protein: MSATLLEATRANHEEVERLERTIVKDLQNDPTSNRDRLYQSHRVRSMIDQISSTTYKLIEIYEDKDSARKDEIAALGGQTASGSSVFSVFYDRLKEIREYHRRHPSARVVDATDEYEQMLKEEPLIEFSGEEASGRYLDLHELYNDYINSKFGEPIEYSAYLQVFPQTQKIPRKLKLTRQYKEYLSKLLEYLISFFERTEPLQDLERIFSKVSTELEEQWATGMVQGWENDTHENGHDPSQHTAIDLDYYSTVEELIEVGPERLKEALAALGLKTGGTIRQRAERLFLTKDTPLEKLDKKHFVKGSHRSVQNGAASTPQETNDCKEIALMEAKMEKLCDLLHETIVRTKENVEKKQALTYEEMEAEREEDEVQADTESDDDEQQIYNPLKLPMGWDGKPIPYWLYKLHGLGQEFKCEICGNQSYWGRRAYERHFKEWRHQHGMRCLGIPNTKNFNEITSIEEAKELWDRIQERQGVNKWRPDLEEEYEDQEGNIYNKKTYTDLQRQGLI